The window GATTCAGACAGCAGGTTCCACAAAACTATTTTTAGCATAAAGCTTGAATTTGTCTGTTTGGTTTGTATGAACAATTTCAATAATAATATATGCTTTTAGTTTGAAATAAAATCTTCTGTATTTTCAAAGTACATTTtgactcttaaaaaaaacacacatgaaacacaTTAGACCCAGTTTTAAGCATTTATATTAATTCTCATACAAAAtgagacacaaaataaaatgagtacaaacacattttatgattATATGTGAAATATAAAGTGGACGCTTGAGAACAAAACCAGAGAAAAACAAGTGCACCAGATGTTCCCTGAGGTTTACTGAGGTGCGTTTGGTTAGAAGTTTTTTTTAGAAGCagataataaaaatatcaaaaaagaaagagaaggcgAGAGAGTTTGATTGCTCATGTATAAAACAagttaaacacattttatacTTCTATataattttcaaatatatatataatataaaatatttcaagaaaaatTAAGAGAATATAAAGCCAAAAttgttaactttaaaaaaagttgCGCTTTCATAGCTTATGCTTTACCTATAAATTAAACCATCACCAGCAGCTCTGTGAGTATGGAAGTTCAAGCTGGAGTATGAGCATTCAATATTTGGTTTTCTGCTGGTGTCATTTATATTACTGCTCCCCAGTCCAACTAGATTACCACTCCCTCCTTTCTCTCAAACACCAGTCCCTttaaaaacacggctacacatAGTTTTTGTTAGGGGCTGAGGCACTGTTGCTGTAGTACTTTGCGGTTCCTCCTGAGCTGCTTTGTTTGGCCCTGCTGAAGCAGCACAACAGACCTCCGGCTATAAGGAGCAGCACGCCTGCCGCCCAGCCCACAAAGATGCACGTCCCCAGCTCCATCCTCGAAGAATTAGTCAACATGGGGTTGTAGAAGTCCCTCACAGTATTGTGTGCAAACCAGCTGACGGGGATGATCACCAGGATGCCAGCCAGCAGCATGCCGATCCCGGCTACCAGGCTGATCTTCGGCTTGATGTCTTCATTCTCCACGCAGGTGGTAAAGTCAGCCCCGCAGAAAAGAATGAGCAGGCTGAGGCAGCAGGCCATGCCGCTGATGACGGTCAGGGCTCGGGCAGCCTGCCGCTCTGCACCCAGTTCCAACAGGGAGTCAAAGTTCTTGCACTGCTGCTGGCCAGTACTCTGCACCACACAGGTGGTCCACAGGCCCTCCTGACTACTCTACtcagacacaaacaggaagaaatAGATATCATATAAATCATTCCATCTATGTTCTGTAGTGGACGTAACTTTAGAGCACACATGTATGAGTTACTTTAGAAAGTTATAATTCTCAAAACACTTACTGAGCTAAGAAAATATTGTTCAACATCAGGTAACACAAACTCAATCAGCAGATACAATTAAATACTGTTTACACAATAATGGGTCTGTTTAATTACCTGTGCTGTCACAATATTGGATCCTATAAAGGATGACACTCTCCAGCTGGGGACGGCGCAGCAGACAATGATCCCAATTAAGCCAAGGATTCCGAGGACCATGCATCCCATCTGAATTCCAGCTGATCCCATTCTGCAAAAGACAAGATGGAGCAAAGACACAGAGGCATGAGGCAGctcaataaatttttttttttaattaattcttCCTATTAAAGTAAAGCACTCATTCTTCTGGGTAAGGTGGAGTCGTTTTGAGTCTCCTCAGTACTTCCTTCTGATAGGCTTTCACAGGAAATGTGGCTCAGggcaacattttttaaacaaattcatGTCCTGACTGGCCCAGGAGTCCTGGATCTACACCCAGGAGCAGCTGAACTACCACACCTGGGTGGAGCTCATCTCTGCTTTACTTATTTGTTTGAAGGTCACTGTATGACTCATCCTTGAGTCAAAAAAGTTGGAAGTAAAACAAACACGCAGTCGACAGAAGTTACAGCTTTGTGCACAAATTGAAggatttttaatgaattaaagaTGATTGAATTTTGCAATTGTTTCACTGTGATTTAAgagataaacaataaataaataaactctttgATGCAGCATCTTTGTTCTTCACCTTTATGGTCATTCTTTTACATTCTTTTACCATCAGAAAACACAAGTTCAGgcacattttttaaacttttttccaTCTCACAAAATATTTCTTGTGATTAAATCCAGTTTCTGACACCTTAAATTTggtgaaattacaaaaaaaagataaaaaaaaatccagtcagATTTGTAACAGGATGATACTGCATGgagcaaaaatacatttcaagCTTTTTCAGATTTCTGCCTCTTTTCAGAGATCAGGCGGcccattagaataaaaagtgaataaaagtTTCCTACCTTttgtgaaaagtaaaaaaaaaaatctgacaaggTTCCTGTGGAGattattccttttctttctcgTCTGTGCGTGTTTTTGAATATGCTGTTTCCTGATGTACAGGCGTTGTGCAGAGGTATATGTACAGGAAGGTGTAGGAGGAGCTGAGCTCAAACAGCACAAGACCTGGCTGGTCGTGGCCTATACCGTGCTGCTCTGGAGCTAAGGTGGGCTTACCTAATTtgcattaatgtaaaaaaaaaaaaaaaaaaaaagagagactttAGGAAAAAACAAAGCTTAACGTGCCTCAGCATCAGAAGtcaaaaagcacagacagaGGTTTGTGTGATTGCAGTCATGACAGTGATGCTGATGCTAATCAAAATATTTTGGTTGTAGTCATGTTGGCCAAAAAAGAAACGTGAGTCATCTGGATGATgcctcattttttcccctctgtgttcTCAGTCTACACAAGTACCACCCACCTTTCCCtacctgcaccccccccccccccccccccccacacacacacacacacacttacctgTATCGAAACTCTGATGATGAGTGTAAGGAGATCAGTTTTGGAAACTGACatggagtgtttttttgtttttttttacataagatCATGAGCTGGGTTTCATGGATCATGAGGAATGTGGCCTCTATTATTGTGTGTTACACAGCTGAATTTTACTGTGTCTTAACAGAAACTGAACATCAGCTCAAAATCATAAATCAGTAAGAATCAATCCTTAGTCTCAGCAACAGCaagaaaaagcttttttatttctgtttgttctttgttaGTCAGTAAATGCCTTGAATGCCAGCATAGGGCCTGTCCTGGCCCAGTTTCATCACACTGCTCCAGTTATGGGAAAGGATCTTCTGCTcacatgtgctttgtggttGTCCATTACTACATTTTCTCCCTTACCTCCAGTGCCGAGCTCTTTGTGTGATGGAACGATTCTGAGGACATGATCCAGCCATCTCTAACATCTACTCAGTTAGGCTCAGGGATTGTCGTTTTGGTTAAAATATATGTTTTCATAAAACAATCTACTTTTGAAATGAAGCTTACACATGAGTTCAATAAAGAAGATTTGAAATCTCTCTCTGCTTTCCCAGGCGCTCGGCTGCAAGTTTATCTTTCTCCTCACTTCCATTTTCACATGCGGTCAAACTCAAAGATGTCATCATTGCTCTGGTCCAGTCATCTTCCTGCCCACCTTCTTCAAACCAATCAGCCTCCACTGtgcatactttaaatctcaccaCTTACCTGTCATTCTCCTTTGCAGACTCATTCGTGCCACCCACCTTACCCAACTCACTCGGtgctccatccaagcctccatctttatcttcaccactGCCAGCATCTAGACTCAGGGGGGTCCTGTCCTAACTCCTATCACAGCTGGGATTCCGTTCTGCTATGGTGGGCCATCTGAGTCTAATCACCAAATAGcttgaattctgtatatcaatgAATCATATTCAGTTCCTCCTAATGATCTTTCCTTATTGAATTTAGGTTACATGGGTGATGGGTGACAGTATATTATAGGTCAGAATTTTTTTATATCTACATTTTGATACCAGGCTCATCTTCTAGCCATCATTTCTTACTGATTCTTAGACCTGCGATATTAAAGGTGGTGATAGGgaaaatcaataataataaaatgaataaaaatttgattttaGCTTTAGATTGTGACCTTTGGACTGGCTGCAAACATGATTTAGTCTAAGTGCATTTTACACCATGGAAACTTTCATGTTGATACCTCCGGTGCAAATGAAGTTGTGAGGACTCAAAATGCTGGAGAAAAATtcgaaaaaataaataaataaaaattggcAAATTTCAGCACACCACACTCAGCAGGTCAACGGGTAACTTGTTGGGGGATCTAGTTTCTTGCAGAATGTGAGTTTGTAGAATATTCCAGGGTGAAATATTTGCTTTGAGCCCTGGATTTCCAACTACTGTTCTGAGCTGTAAGACAGACAGAGTGAGAACTGATGAAAAGCACTGAAATGTGAGCCTCACATTTTGAATTAGACCACCAGACTGAGAAGTTAACACCTCCCACCTGCCAAATGCTGATAAATTCTGCAAGCAATCCAATCCAACAGCCACATCAGCAGGTAATCACATCATTTAAAGGTGATACGCTTTGGAAATAACAACCTACTGACACAAGGTAAACCTCTAATGACAGGATGAGCCTGGATTTATGCAAAAATGGGCAATCAAGCTAGTTTCCACCTGACCAAATgaattttatgtttatgtttatgttgttATCCTCAAAAGGAAGTCTGGTTTGGTTAAGTTAGGATTTTGAAAATATAATCTTTAAGTAGATTGTTTCTTCATATTCTGTTGATAGCTGTAGTTAATGTTTGGGAGATTTTAAATGGATTAGCAGTTTTATTGAACATTTTCAGTAATTAATGACTTCACTGCAATTTTTACACTTTGCAAAACCATCCAGTGGGCCAAAATGGACCTTTTGGTGGGCCGGTTCTCTCTAAAGGGTCTGTACGCAAACTATGCGAAACTTATGGTGTGCTTCTAGCCTCAGGTCAGGTTTCCCttcaggattctttgagtggcctctctctctctctctttcttccaaATTGTTGCTGTTATCAGGGGAGAAATCCTAAACACTTCTTTAGATTTAGTTCAGAATAATTAAGAACAATTGTTTCAAAAATTGTGTTATATTTCTTTGGACTGTGCAGCTTCCACAGTTAacatagttttgtatttttccattattttttatttcattttgaggttttgttttctttattattagtagtagtctagttttataaacacacaaagttgTCTTGGCGCCTATTAAAACtctagtttttagtttttatttcagttaagtAAAATGTCTTTTCCCGCTgagttttaaatgattttaacgCATTGGTGGACGCTGCTCTGTCCGACAAATTGCTCTGAACCATGGTTTTAGGTTTTAAAGTGCAGTTCCAAGTCTAAACACTGGATGGCGCACTTTGAGCTTTCCTTTAAATCTTCATTGATGCCATTGTAAACGGCTGTGGGCGGGGCCTACGTGCAAGACGGACTCAGCGTATATCCAGTCAGATGCAAAGATTGGGGAGCTCAGCTCTGCGATGGCCCTATCACCTTTTGAGAAACGCGTGAGGAGCTCGGTTTGATTCAGCCTCCTATGTTACCGTAAACGCTTCGCTAGAAACGGCCCTCTTTTAAAGTTCCTGGGGGAAGAGTGGAGCGACCCGGGCAAACCGTGGGGAAAAGGGCCAAAGCTGAACTCAGGGGATAAATATTTACACAGATTTCAACGCCGGAAGATTGGTATTAAACCGACGACGAGGTCTGGAGACATTTTATTCCTTTCTAAGGTTGATTATTCAGCTAACCTTTGCTCACTAACCGCGGTTCAGGTTTTCTGCTGCTAGTTTATGATACTCAGCTAATAGCTACCTAGCTAGCGCGGCTAGCAGAAGCTCGCTTAAGCTCATTGACTGTACCTGACATTGCTTGATTAGCAAGTGTGAGTTATTCAGTGAATTACGACATATATTTTGAGTAACTCTCAGCGTCCCTTCcctctcccccctccccccccgcCAGAAATCTACGGTGACACACAGAAAACCAAGGTCTTGAGCCCGAGAAcgtcagaaaataaagaaaatggcGGAGCCGGACAAATTAAACATCGACTCTATAATTCAGCGTCTCTTGGAAGGTAAGGAGGACCTAACCCGCTTCACAGCCGAGTGTTTCGTTTGTATCATACCGTATTTTGGTGGCAGTGAATTTGTGTACTTCATGTAGGTCAGCTGCAGTTAAAAGCGGTCACAGTGTAGTAGCCTACTTAAGATTGTTCTACTCTCAGGCTCGGTGGCTGAATTTGGATCAGCGgttgaaaaccaaaacacatcTGCTTTTTACAGATTGTTTAGTGAACCTTACAGATTGTGGATGATGGCTTTTTTTGGTCCGTTCTAATTGGAGATGCATTATTGTTGTTGTGCTGTCTACAAAAGAAGGGGAAATGCGTGACGTTATGGTGATGTAGCACGGGAAAAGAGAAGCGTTGCTCACCTATTTATGCAAATTGCAGATTCTGGTGCGCTACTTGCGTTGGGTTTCTgggctttttttctttgatttttttttttttttttcccctctataaCGGAGTTGACCTTATTCAGGAGAAATACCCAGCCTGAGTAGCTGCAGTGGAATAATTCTATTTTAGGTGTTAATTGTCTTTGAGTAAGAGTGGTTTTGCAGTCACCCTGTTTCCCACCATTGCTCCTCACCagttattatagttttgtatttgctCAAAACGAAATGCATGTTTCGTTTTCCAATTCAGTTTTCTTTCAGTTAGTTTTCATAGTGGGCTTTATGATTTTAGTTTAGGTTTTTGTTTCACAAGTGTTTAGTCTTAGTGTTTATTAGCATCAGTTAGTTTTACTTGAGTATACTCTGGAGGTTATTTGTCAGACATATTCTTCAGGTCAGAATATATGTTAAAATATGAAGTCAGCTGGTTCACACTCTGGTAGACATCATGAGTCTTAATAATTACATGTACCAAAGCCTCATCAAGTAGGTTGTGACAAACAATGTGATCAAGTTGTCAAAGACTAGAACTGAGaatatttcttgttttttatttaagttaACTAAAATGTTTCTTCACACCtagttttacttttcatttaagTCGACCATAATAACCTTGCTCTCACAGGCTTGGGTGGTCTGTGggctttttttggttttggttttttgctttgctgtttTGCAGTTGCATTTCTGAAGTATGTTTACAGT is drawn from Archocentrus centrarchus isolate MPI-CPG fArcCen1 chromosome 8, fArcCen1, whole genome shotgun sequence and contains these coding sequences:
- the cldni gene encoding claudin i, whose protein sequence is MGSAGIQMGCMVLGILGLIGIIVCCAVPSWRVSSFIGSNIVTAQSSQEGLWTTCVVQSTGQQQCKNFDSLLELGAERQAARALTVISGMACCLSLLILFCGADFTTCVENEDIKPKISLVAGIGMLLAGILVIIPVSWFAHNTVRDFYNPMLTNSSRMELGTCIFVGWAAGVLLLIAGGLLCCFSRAKQSSSGGTAKYYSNSASAPNKNYV